DNA sequence from the Hoylesella buccalis ATCC 35310 genome:
TAGGACAAGCGTTTAAGCCGTCTCATCGCCTTTTGAAGCTTCCTAAAAAGCGTTAGTCGCTGAAAAGACGGTGCAAAGGTAATCGTTTTTTAGTCTTCCGCCAAATTTTTACGTTGATATTTTTTTTGAGCGGTTTTCTTTCATACTGCGATTCCTTATGAACCCCACTAATATTAATTTAAAATTAAATGGGTTTTGGTTCCGAATTTTCTTGACAACCAACCTCTTCATATTTCGCGTATTTGGTAATCACTCCTCTCTTTGTCGCAAATACGCAAAATATGAGCCACATTCCCATCTTCCTATATGGCAATGTGTTATGGTTTTCTTATGTTCTGGAGCATCCGTTTTTCTGGTTTTGACACGACAAAAGCATGCATATTCGAGTGCAATCAGTATGCATTTGTGATGCAAAGGCATGTAAATTGCGAATCAAAGTGATGCGTTTAATGGTGTAAGACCATTGCTTTTGTGGTAAAATCCGTTTTTTCTAACTCAATCATCGCCTGTTTGCATCCTGCGTGCCTATTGAATTTTTCCAGATTGAAAGTTTCATAGTGCTGTTTTAAGGCCGATTTTTTATGAAAAAACAGGACACTTTATTGTAGCTTTCTCTGGTTCTCGCAGGGGGATGAATTGTCACGCTCTGCTCTAATCAGCCAATCGAGCGGTCGGTAGGTGTAGGCTTTTGGAGGGCTAAGTGTGATTGCGCGTGAGACGACAAACAAGCAAATACCTATTTTTGGGTATTGTCACAAAAAGACGAAACGAGTACTTTTGCAAAATAATTGGTAGTTATGGTCTTAAAAAAAAATGTTGTTTTCAGCAGTCCTATTCCATTTCTCTTATGAAAAGATTGACCGTTTTTATTTTTTTCATCAGTATCAGCGTGTTGTTGAGCCAGGCTTACGCACAGCCGGAAGGCTATAAGTTTGCAGGTAAGGTGACTGATGAGCATGGCCAGGCCATCGAGTTGGCCTCGGTCAGCCTCAACAACAGCTTGGTGGCATTTACGAACAAGGACGGGCTGTTCGAGTTTCTCAACGTTCCGGCCGGTCGTTATGATTATCGCATCACGTTCGTTGGGTACGAAACGGTCAGTGGAACGGTGGCGATAAGTGCCCATACCCCACAGCTCAAGGTGCAGATGCGTGAGTTGGGCTTGCAGCTCAAGACGGTAGAGGTTACCGCCCGACAGCAGGCAATGGGTTCGAAGTCGCTCATCGGGCAAGATGCCATCAGGCACATACAACCCAAGAGCGTGACCGACATCCTGCAACTGGTGCCGGGAAATCTGATTGAGAATCCCACGCTGAACAAGTTGGCGCAAGCCCATATCCGCGAGATAGACGGTGACAGAAACAACGCGCTTGGTGCTCTTGTGGTGGTGGATGGCACGCCGGTAAGCAACGATGCCAATCTGCAAGTGTTGGGTACGGCCCGGTTCAGAGCTTCTTCGGGAGCGCAAGCTGACGGTATGAGCGACCAGACCACGGCCGGGCGGGGAGCCGACTTGCGTACGGTGAGTGCCGGCAATGTGGAGAGCGTGGAGGTGATTCGGGGCATTCCGTCAGTCGAATACGGCAACCTTACGTCGGGCATGCTCATCGTCAAGACCAAGATGGGGCATACGCCGTGGGAAGTGAAGGCGCAGGCTGACCCGTTTTCCAAGCTGCTTTATGTAGGAAAGGGCTTCAATTTGAAACGCGGAGGCGCAGTTAACTTCAGTGCAGACTGGAGCCAGTCGTGGGCTGATACGCGCAAACATAGCAATGGATACGACCGCCTGACGTTCACGGGAGGATATTCAAAGACCGCCGGGCGTAATACCTTTAGTATTAAAGGGGCTTTCTACAGCAACGTCAACAATCGTAAAGACGACCCACAATACCGGGAAATGCAGCTCCGCTTCACCAACAAGAACATTGGAACGCGCCTGTCTGTATCCGGAAAATATCATGCGCGTAGTACCTTTCTTTCGGCATTGTCGTACAATCTGTCGTTACAATATTCCAAAACCACCGACCAACACGACAATCTTGTATCCAATCCCGATGGTGTCATCACGGATGTCCGCACGCCGGGCATCCATCCTGCCATCTTCAAGAACAAGAGTTATTTCTCCAAATACGAGATTCTTGGGGCACCACTTAATCTCTATGGTCAGGTTGTGGGCAACAAGTATCTGCAATTGGGAACCGCCAATTATACCAATGTAAAGCTGGGCGTGGAGTTTGTTCATAGTGCCAACCATGGCAAGGGCTTGCTGTTCGACATGCAAAATCCGCCTCAGTCAATGGGAACGCAGACCCTTCGACCCCGTGCTTTTAAGGATATTCCTGCGCTGAACACCCTGTCGGCATTCGTCAGTGACAAGCTGTCGTTGCAGGTTTTTCAGCGGCATCTGACGGTGGAAGGTGGCTTTCGGGTAAGCAACTTGTTCCTGAACAAGCGAAAGAGCGGCGGAAAGCGAGGAATGTTTGTTGCAGAGCCTCGACTGAATGCTTCGTATACGCTGTTGGACAAGACGTGTAATCCATGGATAGACGAACTCTCTTTGACGGGTGGTTATGGCATTTCCAACAAGATGCCCACCTTGATGTATCTCTACCCCGACAATGTTTATTATGACAACGTGTGCCTGAGTAAATACGGTGAGCGTGAGGAGGACCGGTTGGCCCTGCTGCAGACAGATGTGATAGGGCAGGTTGGCAACCCCGACTTGATGCCTACGCATACTCAAAAATGGGAGTGTGGGCTTACTTTCCGAATCGGGAAGGTCAGAGGCTTTGTGACTTATTACAACGAGCGTCATCATCATGAGTTTGGATTTGAAAGCAGATTGTATTGGAATAGATACCCCAAATTCAGCCTGCCGGTGGAGGCTGCCCTCCCGAAATATCATGAAGAGACAGGGGATGTGAGCTATCTGTACAATGGTGTACGTATGATGGCCGGCAAAACTGAGCAGGTGGATATGTCTACTTGGAGCCGACCGACCAACAATACATGGTCGCACAAGCATGGAATAGAATATGGCATAGACCTGGGTTCGCTCAGTCTTTTGCGTACATCCTTGAGCATCAACGGCGCTTGGTTCCATACGGAGCGCACCGATGAGAAAGACCAGCTTAGGTATGTTGATTACAACTACGACTATGTTCCAGTCATGCCAAACGGTTCAGGGTACATCCGGGACCGCGTCAACTCTACCTTCCGCTTCGTTACCCATGTGCCGGCTGTCAAAATGATCTTCACCACGGCCGTGCAAGTGGTGTGGTATGAAAGCGAAAGGGCGGTATATAAACAGCCGGATGGCAAGAGTCGCTATCATCAGTTCACTTATGAGGGGCGTGAATATCTGGGTGTCTCGCCTATAGGATATTACACGCGGGACGGCCATTACTATCCCTGGTCGGCCGATGCAGAGCGCGATGTCGTGCGTCAACGCATGATGGGACGTTATTATCTATACGACTTTGAGAAAGATGTAACGCATCCATGGGTGTTGTTGAGCCTGCGGTTTACAAAAGAAATAGGCAAGGTGGCCGAACTTTCATTCACGGCCAACAACTTTCCTAATGTGTCACGATGGCACACCAATCCTCACAGTCTGTCACGAACACAGTTGTACCCTGCTCCTTATTTTGGTGCGGAAGTGAAAATCAAATTATAAAAAACAATTTAAATCAGTAATAAGTATGAACAAATGTATTGGGAAAATGGTCTCGGCTCTGTTGCTGCTGACCGCTGTTTTAGGCTTCGTTTCTTGTAATAAAAACGATGAGCCGAGTATTGCGAACTACGAGTTGACGCTGTCTTATCAACTTCCTGACGGATTGAAGGCAGACGATATCAGCGATGCCAAGCTGGTATTGACAAAGGAAACGAAAGAGGATACCCTGGTGTTGAGGGATATGAAGGACTTATCGACAACGCTTCCGCAGGGACAGTACAACTTGCTGCTCACGGCAAAGGTCAAGGATGAGGCCAATGCTTACCTCACAGGGACGCTCTCAGTAGACCTCTATGCGAACAAAAAAGCCACTATTGAGCTGCAAAAGGTGCGCAAGTCGACGCTCATCTTCAAGGAAATCTATACCACAGGAGGCAAAAAGGGCTATGTGTTGGATAACTATTTTGAGATTGTGAACAACTCTGATGAGGTGCAATATCTAGACGGTGTTATCCTAATGACTAATCCTGGAGGACAAAAGAAGGAGCAGAACGTTTGGCAAGCCAACGGCTACAAGGACCGCTATGCTTGTGGACAAGGTACCGTTATCGCCTTCCCCGTAGGTAAGGATGGTAAGTCGATTGCCCTCAAGCCTGGCGAAAGCACCGTGATTGCCAGTGATGCAGTGGACCATGGCAAGATGGCTCCGGAGGGAAACCATTGCCCAGATCTGTCGAAAGCACAGTGGGAGGTATATATTGACAATGTAAAAGGTGAGGTGGATTATCCCGCTCCCAACATGGATATCATCTTCCAGAACAATAAAAACATGAAGGCCTTTGGCTTAGGCTTCTTCAATGGTGGCTACATCTTGGCCAAACTGCCTGCCGGCATCACCCCTAAGCAGTTTGCTGCCGACCAGAATAATTTAAAGACTACGCCAGGAACCAAGTCAAAGATGCAATACTTACTGATGCCAAACAAGTATGTGCTGGATGCTGTGGATATGTCTAAATCCGATGCAGAGACATATTTTCCACAATTCTTGCCTGTTGACGATGCCAAAGCCGTCAAGGCCAGCAAGGCTTGGGAGGGCAAATGCTTGCGTCGCAAGGTGGAAAAAGTGGTGAACGGGCGTGCTTATTTCAAGGACACCAATAATTCATCGGTCGACTTCCTCAACAACCAGCCACTTCAGCCGGGGCGTGTTTTCACGGAGGTTGATAAATAATCCAATTCATTCAGCTATCATTT
Encoded proteins:
- a CDS encoding DUF4876 domain-containing protein translates to MNKCIGKMVSALLLLTAVLGFVSCNKNDEPSIANYELTLSYQLPDGLKADDISDAKLVLTKETKEDTLVLRDMKDLSTTLPQGQYNLLLTAKVKDEANAYLTGTLSVDLYANKKATIELQKVRKSTLIFKEIYTTGGKKGYVLDNYFEIVNNSDEVQYLDGVILMTNPGGQKKEQNVWQANGYKDRYACGQGTVIAFPVGKDGKSIALKPGESTVIASDAVDHGKMAPEGNHCPDLSKAQWEVYIDNVKGEVDYPAPNMDIIFQNNKNMKAFGLGFFNGGYILAKLPAGITPKQFAADQNNLKTTPGTKSKMQYLLMPNKYVLDAVDMSKSDAETYFPQFLPVDDAKAVKASKAWEGKCLRRKVEKVVNGRAYFKDTNNSSVDFLNNQPLQPGRVFTEVDK
- a CDS encoding TonB-dependent receptor domain-containing protein; amino-acid sequence: MKRLTVFIFFISISVLLSQAYAQPEGYKFAGKVTDEHGQAIELASVSLNNSLVAFTNKDGLFEFLNVPAGRYDYRITFVGYETVSGTVAISAHTPQLKVQMRELGLQLKTVEVTARQQAMGSKSLIGQDAIRHIQPKSVTDILQLVPGNLIENPTLNKLAQAHIREIDGDRNNALGALVVVDGTPVSNDANLQVLGTARFRASSGAQADGMSDQTTAGRGADLRTVSAGNVESVEVIRGIPSVEYGNLTSGMLIVKTKMGHTPWEVKAQADPFSKLLYVGKGFNLKRGGAVNFSADWSQSWADTRKHSNGYDRLTFTGGYSKTAGRNTFSIKGAFYSNVNNRKDDPQYREMQLRFTNKNIGTRLSVSGKYHARSTFLSALSYNLSLQYSKTTDQHDNLVSNPDGVITDVRTPGIHPAIFKNKSYFSKYEILGAPLNLYGQVVGNKYLQLGTANYTNVKLGVEFVHSANHGKGLLFDMQNPPQSMGTQTLRPRAFKDIPALNTLSAFVSDKLSLQVFQRHLTVEGGFRVSNLFLNKRKSGGKRGMFVAEPRLNASYTLLDKTCNPWIDELSLTGGYGISNKMPTLMYLYPDNVYYDNVCLSKYGEREEDRLALLQTDVIGQVGNPDLMPTHTQKWECGLTFRIGKVRGFVTYYNERHHHEFGFESRLYWNRYPKFSLPVEAALPKYHEETGDVSYLYNGVRMMAGKTEQVDMSTWSRPTNNTWSHKHGIEYGIDLGSLSLLRTSLSINGAWFHTERTDEKDQLRYVDYNYDYVPVMPNGSGYIRDRVNSTFRFVTHVPAVKMIFTTAVQVVWYESERAVYKQPDGKSRYHQFTYEGREYLGVSPIGYYTRDGHYYPWSADAERDVVRQRMMGRYYLYDFEKDVTHPWVLLSLRFTKEIGKVAELSFTANNFPNVSRWHTNPHSLSRTQLYPAPYFGAEVKIKL